In Edaphobacter aggregans, the sequence GGCTGATTGTTCTGAAGCTTGTCAGCCGGGATGCGCTGGGAGTCGGGCAGGTCGGGGGTGGAGGCGATGCCGGGGGTTTCTGGGTCGCCGGGGTAGATGGGCAGGAACTGGACGGAGCCACGCTGGACGGCCGAGTCGGGGCGAAAGGGCCCCTTGGGATAGGTGTCGCCCCGGAAGTAGCCGTCGTCGGCGGGGTCGGAGTAGATGAGGACGCCTTTGGCGCCGTACTGCTGAGCGATGTAGACCTTGACGCCGCGGAAGTTGGCTCCGTAACGGACGAGGACGATCTTGTCTTTGACGCTGATGCCCATTTCGGCGAGTTTTTTGAAGTCGGCTAGTTCGCCGTAGTTGGCGTAGACGACTTCGCCGGTGACGTCGCCGGAGGGAGAGGAGCCGTTGAAGGCGGGGAGGATGCGAGGATCGTCCTGGAAGGGGTCGCCGCCGTGCTTTTTGGGGTCGACGTGCTCGGGGGTGGGGCCGGACATGAGCTGTTTGCCGTTGGCATCGAAGGCTTCGATGAGGATGCTGACAGGCTTGTTGAGAAGGACCTTGTAGGGGACGATCTCGGTTTGGAGGCCGGCGGCTTTGAACTTGTCGGCGACGTAGACGGCGGTGGCGTAGTCCTCGGGGGAGCTGGCCCAGTGGGGGGCGGAGGTGAGGGTTTTGAGATGCTGGCCGGCTAGTTTGGCGTCGGGTACGGCCATGAAGACGCTGTCCCACTTGGCTTGCTGGGTGAAGTCGCGGTAGCCGAAGACTTGCGGGGGTTGCGCGGAGGCGGCGATGGCGGCGAGGGGCAGGAGGCAGGAAAAAGTGCGGAGACGGTTCAAAAAGAGCCTCAAAGGGGTGAAATGGTCCGAAGACTTAGCGTATCGCATCAGAGGGAAGGACGCGAGTTTATGCTTGTGGGCGCGCGACCGTTGATTGACGCTGATTTCTATAAGGAGCAGGACTATGACAACAGCTTCGCCTTCGCCCCTCGTTCCGCCATTTACACGCGAGACAGCCATTTTGAAGGTGCGTGCCGCTGAAGATGGTTGGAACTCTCGTGATCCGCAGCGTGTTTCGCTGGCTTATACGGTGGACAGTGTTTGGCGCAACCGGTCGGAGTTTGTTACGGGCAGGGAGGAGATAGTTGGATTTTTGACGAGGAAATGGGCGCGGGAGTTGGAGTACAGACTGATCAAAGAGCTGTGGGCGTTTGATGGGGACAGGATTGCGGTGCGGTTCTGTTATGAGTGCCATGATGCCGATGGGCAGTGGTTTCGGTCGTATGGGAATGAGAACTGGGAGTTCGATGAGAAGGGATTGATGAAGCGGCGTCATGCGAGCATCAACGATCTGGCGATTGCGGAGTCGGACAGGCTGTTTCGTTGGCCGATTGGGCGGCGGCCGGATGATCATCGGGGGCTTAGTGCGCTTGGGCTTTAGTTGATGTGATACCGAACAACGGAGACGACAACTAAGAGCTGGATTTGAAGAGGAGAATAACGAAGGGCCACGTTGGCTTCGCGCGGACGTGGTCCTTTTTCTATGTCGTCGAGAGGGACTGGACCGGCTGTCCGCAGAACTTGCAGCGAGTGGCGGCGGCGGGGATCTCGGAGAGGCACTCAGGGCAGGTTTTGTTGGCGACGGCTTCGGGGCCCTTGATGCGGGCGAGCAGCTTCTGCACGGGAAGTACGAGGAAGAAGTAGATGACGAAGGCAATGATCAGGAAGTTGATGACGGCTGTGATGAAGCTGCCGTATCGGATAGGTGTAACGCCGATGTGGAAGACAACATTTCTGAAGTCGGGCTGGCCAATGGTGGCGCCGAGGAGTGGGGTGATGATGTCTTCAACGAGAGATTTGGTGATGTTGGAGAAGGCGGCACCGATGATGACGGCGACGGCCAGATCGATGACGTTGCCACGGAGGATGAAGTCGCGAAAGCCTTTGATCACAGTGGGTTTCTCCCTGGAGTGAAGGTCGCTTGCCAGATTCATCGCTGAGTATACGACGGAGACCCTGAGCCTAGAGCTTTGGTGGCGAGATTTATTGGGAGGAGGTGATCCAGTGGGCGTAGGGGTAGAGGAGGAAGAAGAGGATCATGCAGAGAGCCATGAGATCCATGTAGACGAAGAGAATGACGCCGGCGTGGTAGAAGCTCCAGGGCCCTTGCAGACAACGGACCGTGTCGATGGTGCCTGCAGTTGCGGTAAGAGCGGGAATGGCCAGCAGCATGGTGGCGTGGTTATGAGGGAAGTGCGAGAGCAACAGGGATATCGAGAGGCTGACGAGGACGAGGATGCTTCCTCGGAGAAGCGACGGAATACGCGGGTTGAACCAGGGGCGAGTCACACTGCTAGGAATAGGGTAGAAGGTTTTGCTGCGTGGTGCTTAGCGGGGTGTATCCGCATCCTTCCGACCGATCCCTCGATTGGCTTATTGAACCTCCGCGATCCAGGTTGCGAATGGCGCTAGAGTGGTCGGTTTGGTAAGCGGTGATTGGTTGAGAGCGGGGTCGTCGGTCAGGAGAGTAGACGTGGCGCCCTTGGTAAGACCCAATGCGGCGAAGTCATATTTCAAGACCTGGGGTTTTGCGGAGAAGTTTAGCGCGACCAGAACGGATGGCTTGCCCGGCGGTCCCTGGCGCAGGTAAGAGAGGACGTTTTCGTTCGAGGTGTCGATCAGCTTCATGCTGCCTGCGAAGAGAGCCGGGTTCGAACGGCGGAGTGCTATCAGTTGTTTGTACCAGCTGAGCATGGAGTTGGGATCGGATGACTCTGTGCTGACATTGACTGTGGGGTAGTCCGCAGCGATTGGCAGCCATGGCGTGGACGAGGTGGTGAAGCCTGCATTTTTGTCCGCGCTCCACTGCATCGGAGTGCGTTCGCCGTCACGGCCTTTTTCTTTGGGCCAGCCGATGATGCCGATCGGATCCTTAACATCTTCCTTGCGTGCAGGCGGTGTGGTAACCATGCCGAGTTCTTCGCCGTAGTAGAGCTGGGGCGTCGCGCGCGACGTGAGCAGAAGCGCCGCCATCATGCGGGCGATGCGCGCTTTCATGGCGGGGTCGCTTACGCCTTCACTGTAACGGTCCCAGACCCGGGCCTGATCGTGGTTGCCGAAGAAGAAATGCGGCTGGCCGCTGGCGGGATTGTTTTCAACTTGCTCCAGGAAGTCGCGGAATTTCGGGACAGAGAGTTCGTTGACGTCCGCGACCTGGAAGTCCATTGGCAGTTGTACTTCGTCGTTGTTGCGGCCATACATTTTGGTGAGTTCGGCGATGTTTGGTTCGTCGGCTTCGCTGATGAGAACTGGGTTGCCGGGATATTCGTCGACGACCTGGCGCATGAGGCGCAGCATGTCGTGGACTTCAGGGAGATTGTCAGTGTACTTGTGCTGAATGTTGGGATCGCCATAGGCATTGGTGCCGGGCAGGATCGGGTCGTCGTGGAGATTGGGATCTTCAAAGAGGCGTGAGACAGCGTCGATGCGAAAGCCCGAGACTCCCTTGTCCATCCAGAAGCGCAGCACGTTCATCATGGCCTTCTGCACGTCTGGGTTGCGCCAGTTCAGATCCGGTTGCTGAGTATAGAAGTGGTGATAGTAGTACTGCGATGTGGTGGGGTCGTACTGCCATGCGGAGTGGCCAAACCAGCTTTGCCAATTGTTTGGTGGAATTGGTTTGCCGTCGGCTGTGAAGCCTTTGGGGTCGCGCCAGATGTACCAGTCACGCTTGGGGTTATCGCGTGAGGAACGTGACTCCTTGAACCAGGCGTTTTGATCGGAGGTGTGGTTCGGCACAAAGTCCATGATGACGCGGATGTTGCGGCGCTTCGCTTCGGCGACCATGCGCTCGAAGTCGGCCATGGTGCCGTACTGGGGGTCGATTGCGGTGTAGTCGGAGATGTCGTAGCCAAAGTCCACCTGGGGCGATGGATACATGGGAGTGATCCAGATGGCGTCCACGCCGAGTTGCTGCAGGTAGTCGAGGCGTGAGGTGATGCCGTTGATGTCGCCGA encodes:
- a CDS encoding alpha-glucosidase, with product MTATNLAKSTSHAVRMFLTALLLLAISSIQSTTTWAQTAKPATAAPQTLLQSTDGPWWKHAVIYEIYPRSFQDSNGDGIGDINGITSRLDYLQQLGVDAIWITPMYPSPQVDFGYDISDYTAIDPQYGTMADFERMVAEAKRRNIRVIMDFVPNHTSDQNAWFKESRSSRDNPKRDWYIWRDPKGFTADGKPIPPNNWQSWFGHSAWQYDPTTSQYYYHHFYTQQPDLNWRNPDVQKAMMNVLRFWMDKGVSGFRIDAVSRLFEDPNLHDDPILPGTNAYGDPNIQHKYTDNLPEVHDMLRLMRQVVDEYPGNPVLISEADEPNIAELTKMYGRNNDEVQLPMDFQVADVNELSVPKFRDFLEQVENNPASGQPHFFFGNHDQARVWDRYSEGVSDPAMKARIARMMAALLLTSRATPQLYYGEELGMVTTPPARKEDVKDPIGIIGWPKEKGRDGERTPMQWSADKNAGFTTSSTPWLPIAADYPTVNVSTESSDPNSMLSWYKQLIALRRSNPALFAGSMKLIDTSNENVLSYLRQGPPGKPSVLVALNFSAKPQVLKYDFAALGLTKGATSTLLTDDPALNQSPLTKPTTLAPFATWIAEVQ
- a CDS encoding permease, which encodes MTRPWFNPRIPSLLRGSILVLVSLSISLLLSHFPHNHATMLLAIPALTATAGTIDTVRCLQGPWSFYHAGVILFVYMDLMALCMILFFLLYPYAHWITSSQ
- the mscL gene encoding large conductance mechanosensitive channel protein MscL, which encodes MIKGFRDFILRGNVIDLAVAVIIGAAFSNITKSLVEDIITPLLGATIGQPDFRNVVFHIGVTPIRYGSFITAVINFLIIAFVIYFFLVLPVQKLLARIKGPEAVANKTCPECLSEIPAAATRCKFCGQPVQSLSTT
- a CDS encoding DUF1348 family protein, producing the protein MTTASPSPLVPPFTRETAILKVRAAEDGWNSRDPQRVSLAYTVDSVWRNRSEFVTGREEIVGFLTRKWARELEYRLIKELWAFDGDRIAVRFCYECHDADGQWFRSYGNENWEFDEKGLMKRRHASINDLAIAESDRLFRWPIGRRPDDHRGLSALGL